The following are from one region of the Streptococcus sp. 1643 genome:
- the sdbB gene encoding thiol-disulfide oxidoreductase-associated lipoprotein SdbB, with protein MKKVIFAGLSLMSLFLLIACGEKETKQTSSPKQPAVQQIAVGKDAPDFTLQSMDGKEVKLSDYKGKKVYLKFWASWCGPCKKSMPELMELAAKQDRDFEILSVIAPGLQGEKTVQDFPKWYQEQGYKDIPVLYDTQATTFQAYQIRSIPTEYLIDSQGKIGKIQFGAISNADAEAAFKEMK; from the coding sequence ATGAAAAAAGTTATTTTTGCTGGATTGAGCCTCATGTCTCTATTCTTGTTGATTGCTTGTGGTGAAAAAGAAACCAAACAGACAAGCAGTCCAAAACAACCAGCTGTACAACAAATCGCAGTCGGTAAGGATGCACCAGACTTTACCTTGCAGTCTATGGATGGCAAAGAAGTGAAGTTATCAGACTATAAAGGGAAAAAGGTCTATTTGAAATTCTGGGCTTCTTGGTGTGGACCATGTAAAAAAAGCATGCCTGAGTTGATGGAACTAGCTGCAAAACAAGATCGAGACTTTGAAATCTTGAGTGTCATTGCACCTGGTTTACAAGGTGAAAAAACAGTTCAAGACTTTCCAAAATGGTACCAAGAACAAGGCTACAAGGATATTCCAGTTCTATATGATACGCAAGCAACTACCTTCCAAGCCTACCAAATTCGTAGTATTCCAACGGAATACTTGATTGACAGTCAAGGTAAAATCGGAAAAATCCAATTTGGTGCTATTAGCAACGCTGATGCAGAAGCAGCATTTAAAGAAATGAAATAA
- the ccdA2 gene encoding thiol-disulfide oxidoreductase-associated membrane protein CcdA2 produces MESIIFLVSVFLAGILSFFSPCIFPLLPVYAGILLDDQGNSKSFRFFGRDVAWSGLIRTLCFIAGISLIFFILGFGAGFLGHMLYADWFRYAMGIVIILLGLHQMEILHFNKLEVQKTVTFKQSKSNHYLSAFLLGITFSFGWTPCIGPVLSSVLALAASGGNGAWQGAVLTLVYTLGMALPFIVLALASGWIMPYFSKLKPHMILLKKIGGALIILMGLLLMLGQLNALSGILG; encoded by the coding sequence TTGGAGTCGATTATATTTCTAGTATCCGTTTTTTTAGCAGGTATCCTGTCCTTCTTTTCACCCTGCATCTTTCCTTTGCTACCTGTCTATGCTGGTATTTTACTGGATGATCAGGGAAATTCGAAAAGCTTTCGCTTTTTTGGAAGAGACGTTGCATGGTCTGGTTTAATTCGAACCTTGTGCTTTATTGCTGGAATTTCCCTCATTTTCTTTATTTTAGGATTTGGAGCTGGATTCCTAGGGCACATGCTCTATGCAGACTGGTTTCGTTATGCTATGGGAATAGTCATTATTCTTTTAGGGCTTCACCAGATGGAAATCTTGCATTTCAATAAACTGGAAGTTCAAAAGACAGTAACCTTTAAACAATCAAAGTCGAATCACTATCTGTCAGCCTTTTTACTTGGGATAACCTTTAGTTTTGGTTGGACCCCTTGTATCGGACCAGTCTTAAGTTCAGTCTTGGCCCTAGCAGCTTCCGGTGGCAATGGTGCTTGGCAAGGAGCCGTGTTAACATTAGTATACACATTGGGAATGGCCCTTCCTTTCATTGTTTTGGCCTTGGCTTCGGGCTGGATTATGCCCTATTTTAGTAAATTAAAACCCCATATGATTCTACTAAAGAAAATCGGGGGAGCTTTGATTATTTTGATGGGATTGTTATTAATGCTAGGGCAGTTAAATGCCTTGTCAGGAATTCTTGGATAA